Proteins from a single region of Hordeum vulgare subsp. vulgare chromosome 6H, MorexV3_pseudomolecules_assembly, whole genome shotgun sequence:
- the LOC123404363 gene encoding uncharacterized protein LOC123404363, which produces MVKHFECSNVHSGDFVKFATFHLKGQAVVWWQQLKDSTGGRMISWDDFYRDFRSHYIPTNFVEEMCEKFQIRRARSISSEVVWERTCSWPLPCTIPMSLISSITWLSGLRQLCSEWRIRGSISEIPAHRPQLRWSRSNRNIGCLLLLGRLSSSSS; this is translated from the coding sequence ATggtcaaacactttgagtgcagcaatgtccattcaggggacttcgtcaagtttgcaacatttcatctcaaggggcaggcagtagtttggtggcagcagttgaaggactccacggGAGGTAGAATGATCAGTTGGGACGATTTCTAcagagatttcaggtctcactatattcCAACTAactttgtggaagagatgtgtgagaagttccagatcagaagagcaagatctatcagttcagaggtggtctgggagaggacttgcagctggcccttgccttgcacgatcccgatgagtttgataagttctataacttggctctcagggctgaggcagctttgctcagagtggagaattcgaggaagcatttcagagattccagctcatcgccctcaactcaggtggtccagaagcaacagaaatattggatgtctcctcctcctcggcagactcagcagttcaagcagttag